Genomic segment of Eleutherodactylus coqui strain aEleCoq1 chromosome 1, aEleCoq1.hap1, whole genome shotgun sequence:
TGACTTGATGGAGCTGGCAGACACATGTGAGTTAGCTCCGTGACCAGCACCTCACAGCGACCTAAAAACTGACTGATCAACAGCGCACCGAAGACCCCACAGTGCCATACCAGAAGGGGTCATGACAAGGAAGTGGAAGGTGAAGTCAGAGCGGAAAAGGCTGATGGACTTCTTTGCCGtgaaagagcaggaggaggacaaacAGGCTGCCGAACCTTTTACGCCAGAGGAGGAGATACCGGGAGCGGCGCTGTGGCAGGATTCCTTGCTTGACAAATCTGGTAAGCAGGCTTGCCTCAATAACCTGCTTCTCCTAGCAAAAGGTCAAAGGCCAAAGGCGAGAGGCCACTATTTTACAATGTTTGACCCAGTAAAACTCTTTAACAAGCCCAGAGCAGCCACAACATGAAAAGCTCAGGGGTTTAGCAGAGGTGTCAGTCCCATTAAATAGAGAGAAGACAGGACAGGAACCCAGGGAAGAGGAAACAGACCCACTTATCGAGAGCCCCTGCACTGAACAGGCAGCATCTCCCTGCTCCTCGAGTACAcaaggaggggagagagaaaagCAGGAAGAGGAGACAGCCACTTCCCCCAGCAATGACCAAAGGAAGGGAAGCCACCTTCTTACAACGTTAGCCCCAGATCCTCCATAACAAGTCCAGAGCAGCCGCAACACAAAAAGTGAAGGGAGACAGTAGAGTTTGGTAGAATTGGTAGACGCACATTATAACATAGTTGAAGAACTTTAAAATGTCAAAGCAGAACCAGCAGACCTGAAAGATAGGAATAGATGTAACAACATAAAtataagaggagcagcagagACAGTCTCATCAGCAGAGCTACCAGGGGATCTGAGAAGTCTAATGAAAAAGCTGCAGCCTGAATTCAAACAGGGGTCATTCCTCATTGATTGAATGCATAGGTTCCACGTCCCAACTTGGTCTCCGAAAACCTGCCTAGAGACATTATAGCACGCATACGTTTTTTTCATGTTAAAGAGAATATGATGCAAGCAGCAAGGAAACATAAGAATATACCACATCAGAACGAAAGAATCCAACTATTCGCGGACCTCTCCCTTCTAAGCTGCAACGCTCGCCAGTAAAAAATGTACCCCCATTATTTCCACACTAAGGGAAAATAACATCCCACACAAATAGGGATTCCCAGAAAACCTATAATAGTAAAGGAGGGAACCCCATATATAATTCTCAAGCCAGAAGAAGGCCAAAATATATTAAACTTGGCAAGCATTCACATCCTGAACAAGATGGCAAGGAAGAAAGGCAACCTGGTGTCTCCTTTTACTCGGCAAGACATCGCTCCTTCTCCAGAATTGATATGTTTCTAGTTTACTTCTTTATGCTCACAAAATTTCGCCAGGTCCCAATAGGAATAGCAACATGGTCAGAGCATACCCCAATCTATCTAACCCTTAAATTATCCCAAAACATTAAAATCCCCATAACACAGAGAAATAATACATATTTAATGAAAAACCCCAGATATGAAGAAACTATACGCAAAGCAATTGAAGAGTATTTCCATTTCAATGAATCCCCAGCGATAAACCCATTTGTCCTATGGAACGCCACAAAACAGTGATCAGAGGGACGATGATCCAGCTAGGGTCAcagcacaaaaaggaaaaacaaaatatgaTAATACATGATAACATCACTAGAAAAATTAGAGAACGAGTTGAAGAGAAACCCTTCAATGTCCCTCAACTCGGAACTAATGAAAACTAGAGCCAAATTGAGGGGATTCTTAATAGAAAGCCATGAAAAGACTATGATAAATATTAACACGACTGACTACATAGTAAATAATAAATTCAGTAAGCTGATGGTGAATAGggataaaaaaaatattcaaagcaAAAATTTCTCAAGTGTTAGATAACAAACTAAAAATCACAAAATGAGTAACCCTGTGGACATAGCTAAGGCCCTCAGAGCGTTCAACTCAAAATTATACAACCCCAAAGAAGACCACGAAACCCCACAACCATCCAAAGAAATAATATCCTTGATCCACTTACCTACGCTAACAGACTCCCTAAATTTACCCATTACTCGCAGAGAATTATTCAAGTGTCTAAAAAAGAAAAGTACCAGGCCCAGACAGTTATTCtaaccctcattagctaaagtaaactcagtagctgCTGTTTGCttaggtgggcgtgtgtttatgctaGGGATTAACTGGCTGCCAGATTCCATTGTGTTCTCCTGGCATTTTTATGCCTTGCATACAGAATGTACTCATTGTGCTGCCCTTGAAAAGACTGGATGAATTCCGTTCAACTGAAACATCTTTTGAGCGTCCGAacgatgttttttttcctgctaaaAACCTGTGGATAACGACAAGTGAACGGATATCACAcgactgcccgcgtttacatgtaatgattggcACTCACTTTCAACCGTTTGAAGAGCGATATAGTTATGAATTTTGAGCCATATAATAGTTATGTGTAACTATACTTATGTGTAACTTTCCGTTATGTGTCATGGAAAAACTGACTGAAACCTTTATGTTGCCATGAAAGAGGGTGTCTTCCCAACAGAGATGCTCCTGGTCACTATTGTGGCAATTTCCAAGCACGGAAAAAGTACAGCATCACCAGCAAATTTCAGGCCCATCTCACTTTTAAATTGTTATCTGAAATAATATGTAAAAGATTATAGTCCAACGCCTATTAAAAATGTTACAACCCCTAGTACATAGTGACCTAGCAGGATTTGTAAAAGGAAGACAGACTTCAGATGCCACCAGAAGAATCCTGGATCTAATGCACAAAATGGGCAGACTGCGAACGCCTTCTCTGATAcattggatgcagagaaggcgttcaacaGGATCCATTGGTAATACGCATTCTCTGTCCTACACAAATTTGGTTCAAAGGGGCAATCATAAAAGCAAAGCTCTATACTCAGCACCCTCATCAATAGTGTCCTATCAAACACTTTCGAGATAACAAACGGAACCAGCAAGGGTGCCCCCTTTCCCTACTGTTCTGTATCCTCACAATGGAGCCCTACGCAGAAGCAATTAGGGGAAATTTCAACATAAGAGGTATCCCAATGTCATTTAAAGAACATAAATTGGACTCTTTGCGGATGACGTAACACTATTGATAACTCATCCCCTTGGTTCGCTCTAAGAAATTCTGCGAATGATAAACTTTTGAAATATATCTGGCTATAAaataaatgcaacaaaatcctaAATATTAACCATGATTGTATCTTGTAGCTTGATAGACCAAATTTAAGAAGACTTGCCTTACTTGTGGGAAGAGCCAGTGGTTCCATACATCGGTGCAGGATTGAAATGCCCACTAGAGGAAATTCCAACCCAATATTTCAGCAGTCTATACGAAACAATCCAAACACACCTAGAATCCTTTTCCAGGACAGAGCCTTTCTGGTTGGAATGATGATCTTCCAAAAATGCTGTATAGCTCCCGCTCCCTCCCACTCCCGTGCTCTTAGAAAACTATAGAAGATTTGCAAAAACAAATGATGTCCTTCATATGGAGGAACAAAAGGCCAAGAGTAGCAGCATCCATTATGTACGACTCAAGGGAGAGAGGGGGCCTGGGAATTCCAAACCTACAGGCCTACAAACAAGCAAACCTAATAAAACAGATGAGACCGTGGTTCTTCCTAACTGACGGGATTAGTTGGTCATCGCTAGAACACCACTCAATAATAGGTAGAAATATGAGAATTCTAATATTAGCAGCACCTTTGGCTTTCTTCTCCAAATGCAACACTGCCCAACTATTAAAGCCACAGTACAAGCATGGGTGCTCCTACTACAGATTTCAAATTCGTATTTCCCTGAGAAATGAGTTCTAGTACCAATAGAGGTCCTTGAGTTTTTCCTTGTACTGCCTTTCGGTGGACAGATGGAGGGAGTGGGGAGTGACAAACATGTCTGATCTTATGGAGAAAGACAAAATGAAAACCTTCCTCAAGCTGGTTGAAGAATTTTACTTTCATAGAAGCTAATTTTTCAGATACCTTCAAATTAAATATATTCTTGAAGAATTCACAACAAAAGAGCTCTATCTCCCGAATTAGCTATATAACTATCTACTCAGCCCTCCTCCTTACCATCTTAGTCTGAAATTTCACTACAAGATCTTTAGCAAAGAAATGGCGGAGGAGGAAGAGAGTTTCAAGAAACCTCACAATTTTGCTGCATAGAGCATACCTAAAAATTTTTGCAATGAAAAATAACGAACTAACTACTCGTGGAAAAGTTGAGATGCCCTGTTCAAATCACTAAACAAATCGAATATGGAAAAATTCAAAATATCAAGCTAAACCCAAGCAGAATAGACTGAACTGTTACAAGTAAAACAACAACATAGGAAATTGAggttccttttttttcctcccctatcCTTCCCCAACACCACCCCTCGTCCCCTCCACATAAATTATTCCTatgatctctctctttctatccaCGAGATTAATCTTGTCTGTAAGAAATATTTAGACAAATAAGAGATCATTTGTTTGACAAGTTACAAGAATATGCTAATGATGCCTCTTCTTTTCTCTTGATATCTGTAGTTCTGTACTTGTACATGGAAAACTGTATttcaacaaaaaaatgtaatgttacaaaaaaagttttaattagtTGGAGGTCCAGATGTTGAGACCCCCACTAACTGCTGAAACCAAGAGGCTGCAGCAAGCACTGTGCCCATTCGGCTGTCATCTTGCCTATTGGCTCTACTTGGAAGCTGAAGACAGACACACAGAATTCCAGACATCTATGCGCCCGATTGCAGCTCTCGAGCAATGCCGTCAAGCGACGATGACAGCCGAAGGGGCACAATACTCAGccgagcgctgcagccccttcactCTAACAATCAAAGGGGTTCTGAAGGAaggaataaataataaaaatgaaatgAGGTAAGGACAGCCTGGATGGACCTTGTGCTCCTCCTGCTGTCAGTCTTTTACGCTTCTATATAGATCAAAAACTAATGGCAAAAGTCCAAGTCTCCAGGCTGAACTCCGGCCATGTGAACCTGCTGGCTCCTGGCTGCTCTTTCCTCCTCATTACAATGAGCCTACTTACCATTCTCATTGCtcctacaacattactattagctcattggttcccaccatacagaactgaccatattggtggccgaTCTTCACTTTCTCCATTGGGATCATCGTTCATGGGAACCTTTATCGACCTTTTTCACTTTACAagatttaattaattaatttaattaatttaCAAGATCACAAAGCTATAATGTCATTTTGACCTGTACCACATCCAAAGTTGCTGTGTCACCCTAGCCATAAGAACTTAGAAATACAGAGAATTTTACCTCTCCGGTCAACATGTAAATGATCTTTAAGATGAAGTTCAATATTCTTTTGGTAATCTTATTGCTGTTCTTctccatccttggtgggtcattcaAGAGTAGGACTGTTTCAGAGGAGAATATAAGAGAACTGGAGGGTTCTAGTGCTGCCGGCCCTTTATGAAAAAAGAAAAGACTCTTAATCATACGGGGACATCATCATGTGTGATATACAGAACCTCAATTATTGAGATagtataagggcagactagatggagcaTGTGTTCTCCTTCTGACGTCAGTTTTCTGTGCTTCTAGTCGCTATATAGGTGCGGATCTAAGAGATAGGACCTACAGtcaaatatataaaaagaaactCCGCACTCTTATCTTGCACAGAGAATTTTCTTCATCAGAGACAATCCACAGACATTGTGATGTTTTGGTCGGTTACTCAGACCATTCTCATATAACTTCACACTATTAGATGCCTAAACCTTTAAACCTATTTTATCTGATTAAAAATGCATCCAATAATCCAAAAAAATACAGGGTAGGTGTGTATATTATAACATAATATGTATTATATGTCTCTTCTTACCCTGTGATACCGGAGGCTGGTGGttctccatcatgatgtccttgtacagatccttgtgttcttctaaacattcccactcctccatggagaaatagacagcgacatcctgacaccttataagaACCTGACACACAAAGTGATACCGTCATTACCCAGACACCCCCAGTGTTATTGTATAAtttcccagcagtgtcacctctccagtcagcagctcagtgatcttgttggtgagttctaggattttctgctcatgtatcgctaagtgaggaggagcctctgtgatggggctctggctcctgctccatcctcctgaatCATGGGAatcatggagatggctgttgggagtTGCATTATCACAcgatgtcttcttcactattatgtaatcctgtgtatggagagagacaTGTAGAGGACTGAACTCAATATTCCTCTGTCAATAAAAAGCatgagattgtgatcccgctgtataaagcaacatgtcaaaagtttaaaTCTGTGTGGTGGCCTACCTGTCACCGCAAGATGACATGCAGTGGGAGAGCTTTGATCTGGTTCTAGCACAAACCGGCACCACCAGTTCTCCTGCTGCACTTTTCAGCTTACTAAAAGCCTTCACAGTCCTCCCCACATCAAGAGGTACAAGAAGGGGGCCTTTGTGGCTTTATCGGATGCCGCAATTCCCccattaattcaaacctctctttcccacctcCAATACTTCACCAAAGCAGCACCTGACCTCTGGAAaccactacccaaaactatctgggaAATCCCTGACTCgcacaacttcaggcgtgctctaaaaacacaaaacttcagggaggcataccatatcccctaaactaaacccctctttactccatCTGACCCCCGATCCGTGCAAGTCACAATCAACTCTCAACTGCAGTCCTACCGATTAAGCCACCATacgcttaagtctgaccattgcctatgtgtaaagcatcccacactctccaccttgccataccgtgcacatctataacccctttaccttctgtatcaccccactatcctTAGAATGtaggctcgttggagcaggaccctcacccctactgtttccatcaatcgattactacatgtaacagtgtttttttaATCTGTTCTCCCCTGCCTTGTaatcgctgtggaatatgttggtgctacataGAGATTTATTATTAATAAATGATGCCTCTTTCCTTTTGATATCTGCAATTCTGTACTTGTTTAtggaaaactgtaaaaaaatgtaatgttcaaaaaaaaaagttttagtcaGTTGGAGGTCCggatgctgagacccccactgactgCTGAAATCAAGATGCTGCAGCAAgtgctgtgactagagatgagcgaacgtactcgtccgagcttgatactcgttcgagtattagcgtgtttgagatgctcgttactcgtaacgagcaccacgcaatgttcgagttactttcactttcatctctgagacgttagcgcgcttttctggccaatagaaagacagggaaggcattacaacttccccctgcgacgttcaagccctataccacccccctgcagtgagtggctggcgagatcaggtgtcacccgagtataaaaatcggcccctcccgcggctcgccatagatgcattctgacatagctcagggaaagtgctgttggtgctggagctgctatagggagagcgtgaggagtattttaggcttcaagaaccccaacggtccttcttagggccacatctaaccgtgtgcagtactgtggaggctgctttttgcagtgttgcacatttttttttttggtatatcggccgtgcagagcattgcgccctgcagtaatactccagggccagaagtggtggttaggcagggacagaagacatattgattgaatataggcagtgggcctttgcaaaaacatttggggaaaaaaatctatttgggctgcctgtgactgtcctcagtgttctgggtctctgctgggtgtagtagtcctcctaattcatacgcagccagctaagtgttacagcaggcttgcgcaaaattatttcctggctctgtgttggctgttaaatcaccgctgtattccagtccacagtgcaacactctgcagttatttgacatactccagggccagtagcggtgacgcagagagagaagagatatatttattgaatacaggcagtgggcctttgcaaaaacatttggggaaaaaaatctatttgggctgcctgtgactgtcctcagtgttctgggtctctgctgggtgtagtagtcctcctaattcatacgcagtcagctaagtgttacagcaggcttgcgcaaaattatttcctggcgttccgtaagcgaagtcagcctccaaccacaggccaataagcggcacatttaattacagcgttctgtttctg
This window contains:
- the LOC136608510 gene encoding oocyte zinc finger protein XlCOF29-like, which produces MSSPKMVLMNDPPRMEKTSNEITKRILSVTLEIIYLLTGEDYIIVKKTSCDNATPNSHLHDSHDSGGWSRSQSPITEAPPHLAIHEQKILELTNKITELLTGEVTLLGNYTITLGVSG